The nucleotide window GTGGGGCAAGTACACTTGAAGGTGAAGGAGTTACAGCGTTCGATCGCTTTCTATGAAAAAGTCATGGGGTTTCAAGTATTGGAACAGACGGATTCTTCCGCAAGCTTTACTGCGGATGGAAAAACTGTATTATTAACGATTGAACAGCCGGAAAATGTTATTCCTAAGCAAGGCAGAACAACTGGCTTATACCACTTTGCTATTCTATTACCGGAACGATCGGATTTAGCGAAGATTGTGCAGCATTTTTTGAAAATTGGATTGCATTTCGGTTCTTCGGATCATCTTGTGAGTGAAGCACTCTATCTTTCTGATCCAGATGGCAACGGAATCGAAGTCTATAGGGACCGCCAGCCTTCTGAATGGGAATGGAAAAACGGCGAGGTAAAAATGACGGTGGACCCGTTGAATCTCGAGGACCTGCTCTCAGGATTGGAGCAGGAAACATGGAATGGCCTTCCTGCTGGTACGGTAATGGGACATATTCATTTGCATGTCGCCGATTTGAAAAAGGCGGAAGATTTCTATCTAAATGGCCTTGGGTTTGAAGTAGTATGCCGGTATGGACATCAGGCTACCTTTATTTCAGATGGGAAATACCATCACCATATAGCTTTGAATACCTGGAATGGAGTGGGTGCACCAACACCGCCAGAAAATAGTGTGGGGTTAGATTCCTATACACTGATTCTGTCAGACAAAGAAAAGGTAGATAAAATAGTCACTCAGCTGGAAAAGTTGGGTGCATCAGTTACAAAAGAACATGATTCTTATGTGACAACCGATCCTTCAGGCAATAAAATAATCCTGAAAGTGTAACAACCTGATTTTTTACCAATTAGAATCCTCATTTCAGAACAGGACACTCTATTAACAGGAGGGATGTTCATTGAGACTGAGGATTCTATTTTTTATTTGTTTTAGTTATCTTTTCTCTATAAAAGTAAGCGCAGAAGTTACGTTCACTGCTGCTTTTGTACGTGACCATCAGTTATGGATCAAAACAGGGGAGCAAGAGGTTCAGGTGACGAAGGGGAGATATGTGCAATCGCCTAAGTGGTCCTATGATGGGAGGTTTATCGCTTATATTGACGGCGATGAGCAAGGGAATAAATCAGAACTGTTTATTTATGACACGAAGGAAAAAGACAGCTTTCAGCCATATCAAATTGAAACTTCAGATTTTAAATGGTCGCCCACCAGTAATCAGCTAGCCTATAATTCACAGGGGATATTGAATGTTACCAAGATGAAGAACGGCAGGCCCAGGGGATTTGAGAATGTGGCACTGGGTGTCAGCGGTTTTGAATGGTTCCCGAATGGAAAGGAATTCATAGTGTCCTCACAATCCAGTTTGCGGCCAACAGGGTGGGGCCCGATTCCGATGTATAGAATACCAGTGACCGCGAATCTGGATAAAAATAAGATGAAATCCTTTTATACCATTAAGACGGATGAAACCGAACTGTTTGGGATTGATGCCGATTATTTCAAGTGGAGTCACGATGGAAAATGGCTTGCCTTCATTGTTATTCCAACAGCCTCATGGTCAATGGATAGCAATTCATTATGCGTTCTATCCAATGAAGGAGATCGGTTTCAGGAGGTAGGAAAGATGCTGGGATTCAAAGACTGGATGAAGTGGGCGCCATCAGCGAATCAACTTGCCTATATTTCTGGAGAAGGAAGGTTTTTTGTGGAAAATAAAAAAGCCACCATCGCGGAAATGCCTGCAGTACTTCAGCAAAAGCAGTACACACCTGAAGGATTTGTTGACCTTGACCTGGAGTGGTACTCTCAGGATAAAGTGATTGTTGCCCGGGCGAAAGAGAACAAAGACTGGAATGAAGGTCCTGTTCCAACAATGTTTACGACCCTGTATGCCATTGATATAAAAACGGATAGACAGCAACAAATTTCCCATCCAAATACGAATGAACTCGACTATCAGCCACAAGTGGCAGAAAACTATATTACCTGGTTGCGTAAAAAAGGCAATAGGAATGATTTATGGGTGAAAAAGGGGTTGGACGGCCAAGAGTCTATATGGATTGAAAACATTGAGTCAGCCCCGGCCATTTTAAAGCCTTTATAGAACAAAATACCAGACACTTGCGTTAGTCCTTGAAGGATTAACGCTATATTTATGAATTAACAATCATTTTCAAACGTCTTATATTGATTTTATTATATTTTTACTAACTTTATTAAGAAAGTCTAGAAATTAAATACCATTCAAAAAGTGCAATGCATTGTAATAGCAAGAAATGCACTTTTTGTTAAACAATATTTCTAATGTGTTTAGCAGATGAGTCCCTATTAATGATTGTTTTTATTAAAAAGTATAAACCAGGAAGTACAATGAATGTTCCAATTAACAAATACGTTAATCGGGTGTTAATTCCCAGGAATGAAACAGATGCAAATAAAATCCCCAATGGCATAGTAAGTCTTAAAAATAGCAAACGAATTGAACTTAACTGGGAAAGTCGTTCTCTAGGTGCTTCTCTCTGAAAGTATGCAGCACTCTGTGCATTAAACAATGGAAATAATATGCCTCCTATTAGCTCACAAGCCCAAGCCAATGGGAGAGTTGGAACGAAATAAAGCAAAACAAAGGAAAGTCCACCACCTATTAAACCCGAGTACATAAGGAGATTGTTTTTAGGTAACTTTGTGAGCAGTAACATTCCTATAGCATATCCAACGGGAAAAGTGACAGAGAATACAGCATACTCCCAAGCTTGTCCATTGAGTTCCCCACGAATAAAAGGAACATTTATTACCATGGTTGCTCCTACGGCAAACTGCACAATTGAAGATAAGATCGTTAGTTTTAATAAATGCGGGTATTGAAAAAATGTGAAGTAACCTGCTTTTAGTTCTTCCCACCAGAACTTTTTGGACCACGTTGCAATTTTTTCAACACTATTCTGTGGTATTTGTAATAAGGATATATAGCTTAGTAAAAACATTAGACTAGAAATTATGTATATAACATAAATAGGACTGAATATAAGAAGTAATGATGTAATACCAGGCGCAATAAAACTCATTAGTCTAAGGGTTCCGTCTAATAAACTATTTGCTTGTACTAGCTCTTTTTCAGTACATAAATCAGGCAATAGTGAGAAAGAAAGACTTGCATATATTGGCTGAACTAGACCTAATAAACATTGTAAAATAATCAAACCTATTATTGTTATGTAATCCTCTCCACTCAAATAGCCTAAGAGAGGCAGAAGGTATGCTCCTGAACGAATTAGTTGTATATTTTTTAGCATTTTTTCTTTAATAACATGGTTAAGAAAAGGTGAGCTTATTCCCTGAAGTGCTAAGGAAGGAAGAAAGTAAATCAACCAGAGAGCTCCCATCCATTCCTTCGACCCCGTAATTTCATACAATAAAAGCCCATTTACAATCCCGCCAGCAGCTCCCCCGAACTCAGAAACAATTTCTCCAATCCAAAGAGATATGAACGATCTTGAATACCCCTTTTTATTCATAAATTTCTCCAAGATATTGATTAAGACGTTTGGAAAAAGATTGGATTTTCAAAGCGTTTGCTGAGTAAATCCCTTTATCAACCTTAATGAACTTAGCTGCTTTTAACAGGGAAAGTTGATGATGAAGGGTTGTTTTTGAAACATTAAAATGAATGCTCAAATCTTGTAGAGAAATGGGTCCTTTTGTGATTTGAAACAACAACTTTAAGCGAAGTTCATCTCCCAATGATTTATGACCTTGTACGAGTTCTTGAGGGGGAACACCAGGTTCTAAAAGTGCCTCTTCGTTTAATGGATAAAAGAACAGCTTTGTGTCAGGAGAGCGTAGTTCCAAAATCCATGGACGATAGGATACATGCGGTACGAGCTTTACCTGCCATACAGATGGTTCTGGCAGATACTTCGCTCCTCCTGAAATACGTTCGATTTCCTCCAATGGTCTCGAATTATCAATTGTCCTGTTTTTTTGATTTTCGAAAGACAGGGCTTGCAACCACTTCGCCCAATCCTTTTGTTCACTGATCCACTGAGACCATACAAGAATTGTTTCAGTTAACAACCCAATTATGTCCTTATATTCTTTTTGCTGAAAGGAAAGGACATAATCATTAAGATATTCATGATCCTTAAAATAAGAAGCATATTGAAAAAAGGACTCTCCATTCATATATTTCATTGCTGTGTTTTTCCTTATAGCCTCATATGTACGGTCCTTATAGGGTAAGACTGTTTCATAAAACGATTCTGGTTCCAACTCATTTAATGAATTCAAAAAGTCTTGAACATTGGAAGAGCAAAGTTTATTTTGCAACATAAGTAACGCATACCATAAATTCGAATCCTCGATTTCTTTTAGGTTACTCACTAATGTTGATGGCATAGAGGATTGGTGTTGCAACCAATTTTCATTTTGCTCAAAGGTATGACGCAACTTACTATGAGTAAAGGCTGCAATACCCAGGGCAATCTCCCATACAGGTGAGGCCTCAACGGATATTAAAAACCTTTCTTGTGGTAGTGGCGAATAAATCTGTTTCATAATATTCCTCCTTTGTTTATATTCTAAATATATTGAATTTTGAATTCAATAAAATTCGAAATATATTTTATTATAAGAGACAGCGTCAAAACAATCCAAAGGTTGTGACTTAAAGTCCTTAAAAAACGGGTGCGTAAATCTAAGGAGGATTAACAGATTATTTGTTGAATTACTTTTTATTACACTACCTGGACAGTTATGTTGAATAAAGATTAGTTTATCTTGAATATAAAACGAACAAATATAAGCCTCAAATAATAAATCCCACTCTCATTTAATTAGATTCTAAAAGGGATTATTGCCTGTTTTATAGAAATTAAGCTTTAATGGAGAAAATTTATAAGAATCTTAACTTTATAAAAAGGGTGAGTTTGTATTATGTCTGCTGATTTTATTACTTACTATACTAAGAATAAAAAAACAGTCATAGTTCGAGAAGTAACCATAATGGATGCAGAAAAGATGCTATTTGCCGGATCAAAAGCATTAAAGGATGCTCCGTATATGCTAAGTACAGTTGAGGACATGAAGAAGCTTACTGTTGAAGATATGGAGAAGTTGTTAAAGAATTATGTTCAAAATCCGAATTATGTCCAGTTTGTTGCCGAAGTTGACGGTGAACTGGTAGGTGCTATTGAATTTAAAAGTGGTGATAAAGAGAAAATTAGCCATCAAGGTTCTTTTGCAATGACAGTGATCCCTGAGTATCGTAATTACGGTATTGGAAGAACATTATTGGCTACTTTAATCAATTGGGCCAAAAATAATAGTAGAGTTGAAAAAGTTTGTCTAGAAGTTATGGAGGGTAATATTGGGGCTATAAATTTATATAAAACGATTGGATTTGTTGAGGAGGGAAGAAAAATAAAAGGTGTAAAGTTGGAAGACTGTTATCAGGATTTAATTTTAATGGCTATATTTGTTTAAACTATAAATTGTTGAAATTCCAGTCTTATGGAAGAGAAAGGATAACTAACCAGGAAGCTTTGTAATTGAGCGATGAAGGATAGTAGAAGAAGGATTCTCTGTTCGGAGGTCGAATATCAGAAAGGTATTTACTTTTCGGATCGATATTAAGGGAGATCTTTATGGGTTACAAAATTGTTTTTTTCGATGTTGATGGTACTATTACAAATCACAAAGATGGCAGTATTCCTATATCTACAATTGAAGCTATAAAAACTTTGAAATGTAGAGGACTAAAAGTTGTTGCTGCAACAGGAAGGCCTCTTTCAATGTGTAATGAGCTGCAAGAATTAGGTATAGAAACATTTATCACAGCAAATGGTGGATACGTTAAGCACATTCAGGAAGTTATACATAAAGTACCAATGGATAAAAGAATTATAGAAGAAGTTATAGAATTTGCAAAAATAGAGAATAACGGTTTGTCATTCTACACGGAAGGATTCAGTATGAATGGAGTAACAGAAGAGGAAATCTTAATAGCTTTAAAGGAAACTTTGTCTCTAGAGGAGTATCCTGAGACTAATCCCCTAATTCATAATGAGGATATATTTTTATTGTGTTTGTTTGCAAGTGATGCATCAGTTGAGAAGTATAAACGAAAGTTTCCGCATCTAACGTTCAAAAGATGGCATCCGTACGTGTTAAATGTTTTGCACGAGGATGTTTCAAAGTCTTTAGCTATAATGAAAACACTAGATTTCTTTTGTCTCGATAAATCGGAGGCTATTGCATTTGGTGACGGCGAAAATGATATTGATATGTTGGAGTTAGTAGGGCTAGGTATAGCAATGGGGAATGGCAACGAAAAATTGAAAACTGTTGCAGATTTTGTTACTAAACCATCAAGTGAAGATGGAATTGATTACGCATTAAAAAAGTATGGAATCATTTAAATATTAATACCTGGTTCAGACATCGATCTTTCAATTAAGATTATCGCTGTATTCTTATTGAACAAAACGAGGGGAGGTTAGTTGAACAAAAATAATACTTTAAAAGGAGAAAAATGCGGACTAAAAAGGTGCGGGGTATAAAAAGAAAAATGAAAAAAATGCTGGAAAGAATAAAATACAGCACCATTGAGGTGGAATTATATGCCTAAGATTGACAATATGTTAGCAATTCTATGGATGCTTCGTTCAGGTGAAAAAATTACTGCAAAACAAATTTCAGAAAAGTTAGAGATGAATATAAGGACTGTGTATCGTTATATTGATACAATTTCAACAAGTGGTGTACCTATCATTTCAGAACCAGGACATAACGGTGGATACACTTTAATGAACAATTTTATTGAGGCTCCTCTTTTTTTTGATTTTGAGGAGCAAACTTCACTATTTCACGCTGCTGTTTTTGCAGAAGAAGCCGGATATTATGGAGGTGAAGCATTAAATAGGGCCATTTCAAAACTAAGTAAATACTCAAATCAAGAGCAGGAAACAAAGATAAACCAACATTTAACTAGTCTTGAAGTAATAAGTCGATTAAGTTCACTCTCTATGGAACCTTTTTTGAAGGAGTTGGAGCAGGCCGTTGCTGACGGGTACTCAGTAAAAATTCTCTACCATAAAAGTGGCGAAAAGCAATTAAATTATAGATTGGTCGATCCGTACAGAATTATCTATTGGAATAATAAGTGGTATGTGATTGGATTTTGTCATCTTAGGAATGATATCCGAAGTTTTAGAGTAGATCGGATTGAAAGTCTAATGCTAACCGAAAATAAGTTTATCCGGCCAGAAAATTTTTCAGCACGTGACTTTTTTATAAAAAGTCTTCTTCCAACTATGGAAGATAAGGAAGGGATTATTTCTTTGGTTATTAATGGGGATAAAAGTGTATTGGCTGATATTTGCCAACATTGGTTTTTAGGACATTATTTACAAGAACGGACTTCAAATCAAGCAGTTTTTCTTCTTGAAAAAGATATGATACATACATATGTACCTTATTTACTTTTACCGTACAATAAATCTATTAAAGTTATTGAGCCAATAAGTCTTAAGAAAAGACTTATTGAAGTTCTGTCGGATTTAATAAAATTTCATCAAGTATAATAACTTCCCTGACGTTAACTGTCAGGGAAGTTTTATTATACTAGCTATATCAATTGTGATTGGAGTGTTCTTGGATGCAAACAAAAAAAGCTTTTCTATACGTATTTAATACAATGTCGGACTGGGAATATGGATATTTAATTGCTGAATTAAACTCAGGAAGATATTTCAAAAGAGATTTAGGACCTTTAAAAGTAATTACAGTAGGAGCTAATAAGGAAATGGTTACTACTATGGGAGGACTGAGCATAAAACCAGATATTTCCCTTGATGAATGTACTCTTGAGAGTAAAGATCTTTTAATCTTACCAGGAGGGACTTCTTGGAGTGAAGAAATTCATCAACCTATCTTGGAAAGAATAGGCCAAGCTTTAAAGATTGGCACTGTTGTTGCTGCAATTTGTGGTGCAACTGAGGCCCTTGCGAATAAGGGATACTTAGATACTAGAAAGCATACAAGTAATAATTTAGAATACACTAAAATGGTATGTCCTAACTATAAAGGAGAAAAGTTCTATGAGGTGGGATCTGCGGTATCTGATGCGAATTTAGTTACTGCATCAGGAATAGCTCCTCTGGAATTTGCGATGGAAGTACTGAAAAAATTAGATGTATTTGCCCCAGATACATTACATTCCTGGTATAACCTGAATAAGACTCATAAATCTGAATACTACTTCCAGTTAATGAATTCAATATATAGCTGAACTAAAAAATCTACTTAGCAGTTTTATATTAGTTCAAATAAAAATAATGAAGTAACTGAAAAGCTCACTTTCTCTATTTTGTTTTGCAGAGAAGTTGGGCTTTTTAATTTGTAATTTCCTTATTGATGTAAATCCGCATTTTCCTGACGCTACCCCTAATTGAAGATACGTGCAACATTCCTGTATTAGATGAAAAATGTATAAGCTTCTGAATTAATGTACCTAAACATAAGGGAGCTTATGTGGAATAAGATGATAAATTCTAATTAAGAAGGATTAACACTATATTTGTGGAATTCCTTATTGAGCTAGGGTTTCGGGTCCTTCTATTTATTTCAAAGGAATAGCTTGATCCATAAAAAACTGAATGGAGGAAAACCAATTGATAATGCAACGAGTTAGCTTGATTACGATTGGAGCATTCAACCTGCCTTCTCTTCGTGCTTTTTATAAAAAACTTGGGTGGGAGGAAACAGTCATCAGCTCTGATCAATATGCAGCTTTTAAAACAGCTGGTGTGATGCTTTCGCTTTTTCCAATTGAAGAACTGGAAAAGGATGCAGGTGTCAAATTCTATCATAATGAAAAAAGTTATCGTGGTGTTACCTTTGCTATAAATGTCAATAATCCTCAAGAGGTAGATGAGACCATCGAAGAAATAAGAAAAGCAGGCGGAACGATACTAAGAGAGCCAAGTGATGCTTTTTGGGGAGGAAGAACAGCGTATTTTTCCGACCCTGAAAACAACCTTTGGGAAGTTGCCTGGAATCCAACAGCAGTTTTTGATGAAAAAGGAGCAATGATTTCCTTTTGACCATTAAAGAATGAAAGATTTTAAAATAAGGGGTTTAGTAAATAGATGCACAGTATCATATTAATAGAATATTAACATTATAAAAGGGAGGATGAATCATTGAATAGAGAATCTTTGCAGGTATCTTCATTAAGAGGATATGAACCCGAAATCGGCAGGTGGTTATGGTGCTTGGAGGATGTGCGCCATACAATTACAACAAAATTAACAGGAATAGACCAAAAGTTATTAGACAGAAAAATGCACGGAAGGCATTCAATTGGCTCACTCTTGTATCACATTGCACTGGTAGAGGCTGACTGGTTATATGTCGAGGTACTCGGAACCGACTGGGATCCCGAAGTTAGCTCGTTATTCCCATTAGAAAGCCGCACTGCCAGTAACCTGACCCACATTGAGGGAGAAAGCTTAGAGCAACATCTTTATCGCCTGAAAAAAGTCCGTGAAGTGTTCCTATCCTACTTTCGTTCTATAGACTTGAACGATTGGCGAAAACCGCGTGTACTTGAACAATATGAAGTCACCCCTGAATGGGTTGTTTACCATTTAATTGAACATGAATCCCACCATAGGGGACAAATTTTTCAATTACTAAGGGAATTACAGGAACAGTAAGTAATAGATTGAAAAATTTCAGTTAAAGTGCCTCTTGTCGGTACTGAATTGCACCATCGTTTATGGACATGCAGCTACCAGCTCTTAAGTATTTTTTTCTATAGTAAGAAAAGGAATGGTGCCCCTCTTTTCTTGATCTAAGGAGGAATGATATTGACTATAAAATATTTGATATATAATTCGCTGCCGAATGAAGAGGTCTTAACTGAATTGATTTCACTACACAGTAGAGTATTCAATACATCGGAGGATTTAGCCGCGAAAATGGCAATTAAACCACAACTGCTAATAATCACCGCGATCACTGGCACAAAAGTGGTAGGATATAAGATTGGATATGAACTAAAAAAAGATAAATTTTATAGTTGGCTGGGCGGGGTGGATCCAGACTTTAGAGCACATGGAATTGCATCGGAGTTAATGCAAAGGCAGCATAAACATCTAATGGAAAAAGGATACCGAATAATCCAAACAAAAACGATGAACAAGTGGCGAGGGATGCTAATCTTAAATATTAAGAGTGGTTTTGATATCATCGATACCTATATTGACGAAAAAGGCTTGCATAAAATAATCCTTGAAAAGCAATTAATCACCATATAGGTTCATGTGAAGAGTGGATCCTACTTCGTAAAAAAATGGAAAGGCCTGCCTAAACGGCAAGCCTTTATATCGGTTATTTTTCTCCATCTACATATTTACCGTAGTCAGGAATGGCGATATCATCAAATTCATCAACGAGCTTTCGTAAGTTTTCTCTTAGTGTCTCTGCTGCCATTGGGATTCCGTGTCCAGTAATGGCATAGGCAGGCTGCAGTGCCTCGAGTTTTTGAACGGAGGAGCGGGCTGCTTCCCAGTCGGTTGTCAGGTAGCGGGGAGGGCCGCTTATCTCCTGTTCTTGAGTCAGCACACTATACAGGGATTCTTGTTTGACCGTGACAAACGCGTCACCGGCAATGAGGACACGATCAGATTCCCTAAACAATGAAACATGGCCAGGAGTATGTCCTGGAGTATGAAGCCACTTCCAGCCATCCATATGCGGCACTGTGCCATCTTCGTTTAAGGCTTGTATATTTCCTCCAAGATCAATCCCCTCATGCGGGAAGGCAGGGGATATCTTTGCGACCAGACCGCCTTCCACACTAGCATCCGGTTTCGGATAATCTTGTTTGCCTGTCAAAAAAGGAAGCTCGAGCTGGTGAGCATAAACAGGAACCTGCCAGTGCTCAATCAAGTCGATGATCGCGCCAACATGGTCGAAATGTCCATGCGTCAGAATGATTGCTTTTGGTCTTGCGCCTTCACCAAAAAGCTCCTCTGCGGCGTCGATGATTTTATCAGCGGACTTAGGCATTCCTGCATCAATCAGCACCCAGTCCCCCGGAGTTTCTGAAATGCGCACAAAACAAACATTTACGATCTGGACAGTAAGGCTGTAAACACCATTTTCACCATTCTGAATCATCCCGCTCATTGATGAAGTCATAGGCATATAACGTTCCGTTGAAGAACTTTCTTTCACTAGTAAAACCTCCCATATATGAGCATCTGTTTGAGTATACCCCTGGGAGCGGTTTAGTATGCCGAATGTGATCGGGAAACGGAGGATTTAGTCACGAAAAAGAAATTGAGCGGAAGGGAGGGAGCAATCATAAAAAAATATTTAATTTGGCTTTTAATTTTCATTGTTTTACTTACTGGCTGCAATGCAGACGGCGGAAGGGTGACTGCCAGAGATGTTCTAAAACAGAATGAAAATGCTGATATTCTTAAATATGATGGATTTATTTATAGTAATGTTACGGAACATGAATGGTTTGAGGAAAATAAAGATAGGCACCAAAAAGGAAAAAAGATTGGGGAAATAAAAAAAGTCACGACCTCCAGTTTGTTCTTTACCAATCTTTCAGCTACAAAATTACCTAAGGGAACTGTTTTATTCGATACAAATGATAGTGATGAGACCGGGATCATTTTTGTAGAAACAGATAATGGGGATGGATTGTATTATATGCAATTACTTGAAGGATAGAATTTGAGAAAAGAAAAGGCCGAGACCTGCATTTTACAGTATAACAATACTTTTTATGGAGCGAGAAAATAATGACTAATAATCGTAGAAGTATCCCATTTAGATTGATTGAACATAAAGATGAGACAAATAATTTAGTTATTGTCTTACCTGGGGCTGGTTACACGACTCAAGCTCCTTTGTTATATTACACAACGGCTTTATTTTTCAATAAAGGCTTCGATGTATTACACATTAACTATTCACTTAACAGGGATGAGATAACTGTCCTCAATGAAAGGAACTTCGCAAGAGATGTACAACTTGCGATAGACACAGCAATCAATGGGAAAACATACAGCCAATACTGTATCGTGGCTAAATCAATCGGAACAAAAGCTTTAGGCTATATGCTTGGTGATAAGAGGTTAAATGGTGCAAAACTAATCTGGCTGACTCCATTACTGCAAAATGATGCTGTATTTAATGCAATGGTTAATAGTGATCAAAAAGGACTATGTATTATTGGAGATCATGATCATTATTGTTTTATTGAAGAGCGGTTTGAAAAATTGAGAAAGAATCAAAATCTTACATTAAAATTGATTGGTGGGGGAAACCACAGTTTAGAGCTTGAAAATGATCCGATTAATTCTATTGAAATATTAAAAACCGTTATTTCTAATATTAATGAGTTCTCTGACAATCAAATCGGACGAAACAGGTTTTAAATCTAACTCCCGCGACCAAATTGAGAGCTGGCCGATATGATGAATTTCATGTGTAATGATATGCCGGATGATTTTGCCATATGTAAATGAAAAAGCTTTACCTCTATTATTTTTTATAGTAATGACTTTATTCTCGTAATCATCTGGTAAGTGATAAATGAAATCTTCTGCAATCTTTTTTGTGAAATCTGAGTACTTAATTACTTCATCCAAACTGGAGATAGAATCTTTTTCTGGATAATGCTGAGGTTCCGGAAGCATATAATTTATCCATAATAATTCACAATCAATCACATGTACTAGGTTTTTCAGAATGCTTCCCATCCCGCCAATTCGTTCAGTTATTAACTCCCCTTGCGGTATAGATTTACACAAGTTAAACCACTCATCTCTAACTTGCCAATTATATAAAAATAAATCTAACAAAACGGACCCTCCAGAATATATTTATAAATTATTTTACCAATAAAATCCTTCAAGTTGGTATAATATGTTAAGAACTTCTGAACAAAATGAAAGTGAGTTGCCTATGTCAACTAAAAGTATGTTTTTTCGAATGCTAATCAGTGAATTTTACTTCCTGGTAATCTGTATTGTTCTATTTATAGCAAACTTGGCATTTTGGTTAGATGAAAGGGGAATTGCTGAAAACATATTCAACATCCAATTAACTCCTTCATTGATTCCTCTGTACATAATGGTGATGATCTTCTTTCTGGCTTTTATAATTTTTGCACTGCATCTGTATAAGAAAATAAAAACCTTACGTGAGTCGCACTACAAACATTCACGAGGATTGGTTCTTCTAATGGCAGTGGGAAATTTACTGGCCATCAGCGGCTTATCAGTTTTTGTGTTTACGCAAGATGCGAACGTTATGAAAACAGTGATTCCAAGTTTATTCAGTCTCTTTTTTGCAATCATGTTTATCATTTACATGATTTTATTTTTCGCACTTTTTGTGAGAAGCGTAAAATTAACAACTAAAAAGTTGAGACATTAAGTAATGGGTAACTCATAAATCCTAGATGGGTGGTTGTTTGAATATGAAGAATTGGCAATATACGCTGTATTTATTCATTCTTGGTGTTA belongs to Mesobacillus sp. AQ2 and includes:
- a CDS encoding VOC family protein, which translates into the protein MQRVSLITIGAFNLPSLRAFYKKLGWEETVISSDQYAAFKTAGVMLSLFPIEELEKDAGVKFYHNEKSYRGVTFAINVNNPQEVDETIEEIRKAGGTILREPSDAFWGGRTAYFSDPENNLWEVAWNPTAVFDEKGAMISF
- a CDS encoding alpha/beta hydrolase, whose translation is MTNNRRSIPFRLIEHKDETNNLVIVLPGAGYTTQAPLLYYTTALFFNKGFDVLHINYSLNRDEITVLNERNFARDVQLAIDTAINGKTYSQYCIVAKSIGTKALGYMLGDKRLNGAKLIWLTPLLQNDAVFNAMVNSDQKGLCIIGDHDHYCFIEERFEKLRKNQNLTLKLIGGGNHSLELENDPINSIEILKTVISNINEFSDNQIGRNRF
- a CDS encoding GNAT family N-acetyltransferase; this translates as MTIKYLIYNSLPNEEVLTELISLHSRVFNTSEDLAAKMAIKPQLLIITAITGTKVVGYKIGYELKKDKFYSWLGGVDPDFRAHGIASELMQRQHKHLMEKGYRIIQTKTMNKWRGMLILNIKSGFDIIDTYIDEKGLHKIILEKQLITI
- a CDS encoding MBL fold metallo-hydrolase, encoding MPMTSSMSGMIQNGENGVYSLTVQIVNVCFVRISETPGDWVLIDAGMPKSADKIIDAAEELFGEGARPKAIILTHGHFDHVGAIIDLIEHWQVPVYAHQLELPFLTGKQDYPKPDASVEGGLVAKISPAFPHEGIDLGGNIQALNEDGTVPHMDGWKWLHTPGHTPGHVSLFRESDRVLIAGDAFVTVKQESLYSVLTQEQEISGPPRYLTTDWEAARSSVQKLEALQPAYAITGHGIPMAAETLRENLRKLVDEFDDIAIPDYGKYVDGEK
- a CDS encoding type 1 glutamine amidotransferase family protein, whose translation is MQTKKAFLYVFNTMSDWEYGYLIAELNSGRYFKRDLGPLKVITVGANKEMVTTMGGLSIKPDISLDECTLESKDLLILPGGTSWSEEIHQPILERIGQALKIGTVVAAICGATEALANKGYLDTRKHTSNNLEYTKMVCPNYKGEKFYEVGSAVSDANLVTASGIAPLEFAMEVLKKLDVFAPDTLHSWYNLNKTHKSEYYFQLMNSIYS
- a CDS encoding DinB family protein; the protein is MLDLFLYNWQVRDEWFNLCKSIPQGELITERIGGMGSILKNLVHVIDCELLWINYMLPEPQHYPEKDSISSLDEVIKYSDFTKKIAEDFIYHLPDDYENKVITIKNNRGKAFSFTYGKIIRHIITHEIHHIGQLSIWSRELDLKPVSSDLIVRELINIRNNGF
- a CDS encoding DinB family protein; protein product: MNRESLQVSSLRGYEPEIGRWLWCLEDVRHTITTKLTGIDQKLLDRKMHGRHSIGSLLYHIALVEADWLYVEVLGTDWDPEVSSLFPLESRTASNLTHIEGESLEQHLYRLKKVREVFLSYFRSIDLNDWRKPRVLEQYEVTPEWVVYHLIEHESHHRGQIFQLLRELQEQ